In Solanum stenotomum isolate F172 chromosome 6, ASM1918654v1, whole genome shotgun sequence, one DNA window encodes the following:
- the LOC125867970 gene encoding uncharacterized protein LOC125867970 isoform X2, whose protein sequence is MYHQNQEYYHFPCLCCNPHTYIRMVQNMIERCLVLGMDRDECIKTLAIHARIRPLVTLTVWRELIKENKDFFQAYFTNISTQAFKENQDLGEGNNIGSN, encoded by the exons ATGTATCATCAAAACCAGGAGTACTACCATTTTCCTTGTTTGTGTTGCAACCCTCATACTTACATTAGAATG GTACAAAATATGATAGAGAGGTGTTTAGTGCTTGGGATGGATAGAGATGAATGCATTAAGACATTAGCTATACATGCCAGAATCCGCCCACTCGTAACACTAACAG TGTGGAGAGAACTTATAAAGGAGAACAAGGACTTCTTTCAAgcttatttcaccaatatatcaACACAA gCTTTCAAAGAGAACCAAGATTTGGGAGAAGGAAACAATATTGGCAGtaattga
- the LOC125867963 gene encoding axial regulator YABBY 4, producing the protein MSTLNNHLFELQDTICYVQCGYCTTILLVSVPCSSLCNKIVTVRCGHCTTLLSLNLVKPSLHLFASFNQTHQQPKPPVDKEEIDDANKKNANSESQIMTSSDEEDQLENNVLPLNQVVNKPPEKRQRAPSAYNCFIKEEIKRLKTLYPNMTHKQAFSTAAKNWAHFPPSQHRGGCSVGDRKMAKVSAARNSMVPRDSNGLIP; encoded by the exons ATGTCAACATTGAACAACCATTTGTTTGAACTCCAAGACACAATTTGCTATGTGCAATGTGGATATTGTACTACAATATTACTT gTTAGTGTGCCATGCAGCAGCTTGTGCAACAAAATAGTAACAGTGAGATGTGGGCATTGCACTACTCTCCTCTCTCTCAACTTGGTTAAACCTTCTCTTCATCTCTTTGCTTCCTTCAACCAAACTCATCAG CAGCCAAAGCCGCCAGTTGACAAGGAGGAAATTGATGATGCTAATAAGAAGAATGCAAACTCAGAAAGCCAAATTATGACCTCATCAGATGAAGAAGATCAATTGGAGAATAATGTTCTTCCTCTTAATCAAGTCGTTAATAAAC CTCCAGAGAAGAGACAAAGAGCTCCATCGGCTTATAATTGCTTTATCAA agAAGAGATCAAGAGGCTGAAGACTCTATATCCCAACATGACTCACAAGCAAGCTTTCAGTACCGCAGCAAAAAAT TGGGCCCACTTTCCACCAAGTCAACATAGAGGAGGCTGTAGTGTTGGAGACAGGAAAATGGCAAAG GTTTCTGCTGCAAGAAATTCTATGGTCCCAAGAGATAGCAATGGTTTAATTCCTTGA
- the LOC125867953 gene encoding pantothenate kinase 1, with the protein MEVKGIDGKLEKSDSTSADEISHLSIDIGGSLIKIVYFSTNSKCSTNDEAPTLSKERQEVPNGDLNHHILSGRLYFVKFETSKIEDCIKFLSSKKLQQCGAQCHHSHAVDKIKIKATGGGAFKFADLFKEKLGLTLDKVEEMESVVTGANFLLKAVNHEVYTYIGGQKEYVQIDQNDLYPYLLVNIGSGVSMIKVDGDGKFQRVSGTSVGGGTFLGLGKLLTKCQSFDELLELSHQGNNRVIDMLVGDIYGGLDYSKIGLASTAIASSFGKAISENKELEDYKPEDIARSLLRMISNNIGQIAYLNALRFGLKRIFLGGFFIRDHAYTMDTISVAVDFWSKGEAKAMFLRHEGFLGALGAFMNYKDESTDSMPPQLVEQQPAKRSSSCIVDRIHNSTRVHENENGATDCRLRVSSSFKIYDEVKRC; encoded by the exons ATGGAGGTTAAAGGAATTGATGGGAAATTAGAAAAGAGTGATTCCACTTCTGCTGATGAAATTTCACATTTGTCTATTGACATTGGAG GCTCCCTCATCAAGATTGTATACTTTTCAACCAACAGTAAGTGCAGCACAAATGATGAGGCACCAACGTTATCAAAAGAAAGACAGGAAGTTCCCAATGGAGACCTTAACCATCACATTCTTAGTGGCAGGCTTTATTTCGTTAAATTCGAGACTAGCAAGATTGAGGACTGCATAAAGTTTTTGTCTtccaagaaacttcaacaatgCG GTGCTCAATGTCATCATTCTCATGCTGTTGACAAGATCAAGATTAAG GCAACAGGTGGAGGAGCTTTCAAGTTTGCCGATCTATTCAAAGAAAAACTTGGCCTAACTCTGGACAAGGTAGAGGAAATGGAGTCTGTTGTTACTGGAGCAAATTTTCTGCTTAAG GCTGTCAACCATGAAGTTTATACATATATTGGAGGTCAAAAGGAGTATGTGCAGATAGATCAGAATGATTTGTATCCCTACCTCCTTGTCAACATTGGGTCTGGGGTTAGCATGATAAAG GTAGATGGAGATGGGAAATTTCAGAGAGTTAGTGGAACTAGCGTCGGTGGTGGCACTTTCTTGGGACTAGGGAAACTTTTGACCAAATGCCAAAG TTTTGATGAGTTACTGGAATTGAGCCATCAGGGAAACAACAGAGTGATAGACATGCTCGTTGGAGATATTTATGGGGGATTGGACTATTCAAAG ATTGGCCTTGCATCAACAGCCATAGCGTCTAGCTTCGGCAAGGCAATCTCAGAAAACAAAGAGCTCGAAGACTACAAACCAGAAGACATTGCCCGGTCCCTCTTAAGGATGATCTCAAATAACATCGGACAG ATTGCATACTTAAATGCTCTTCGTTTTGGGCTCAAGCGCATCTTTTTGGGAGGATTCTTCATTCGTGACCATGCTTATACAATGGACACAATCTCCGTTGCAGTTGATTTCTG GTCGAAGGGTGAGGCCAAAGCAATGTTCTTGCGGCATGAGGGGTTTCTTGGTGCCCTAGGAGCTTTCATGAACTACAAAGATGAAAGTACAGATTCCATGCCCCCTCAGTTAGTTGAGCAACAACCCGCCAAGAGAAGTTCAAGTTGCATAGTCGATAGGATTCATAACTCTACGCGTGTGCACGAAAATGAAAATGGTGCCACAGACTGTAGATTGCGAGTTAGTAGCTCATTTAAAATTTACGATGAGGTCAAAAGGTGTTAG
- the LOC125867970 gene encoding uncharacterized protein LOC125867970 isoform X1, whose product MYHQNQEYYHFPCLCCNPHTYIRMVQNMIERCLVLGMDRDECIKTLAIHARIRPLVTLTVWRELIKENKDFFQAYFTNISTQVPSLSFQREPRFGRRKQYWQ is encoded by the exons ATGTATCATCAAAACCAGGAGTACTACCATTTTCCTTGTTTGTGTTGCAACCCTCATACTTACATTAGAATG GTACAAAATATGATAGAGAGGTGTTTAGTGCTTGGGATGGATAGAGATGAATGCATTAAGACATTAGCTATACATGCCAGAATCCGCCCACTCGTAACACTAACAG TGTGGAGAGAACTTATAAAGGAGAACAAGGACTTCTTTCAAgcttatttcaccaatatatcaACACAAGTACCCTCcttaa gCTTTCAAAGAGAACCAAGATTTGGGAGAAGGAAACAATATTGGCAGtaa